A stretch of the Alnus glutinosa chromosome 6, dhAlnGlut1.1, whole genome shotgun sequence genome encodes the following:
- the LOC133871337 gene encoding uncharacterized protein LOC133871337, whose translation MDEADQEQENRRVLTLLEALKKATKDLRSYPISLTNNSETTVEALSKLEAEAAAVVSTNPHIFSLCRLLCNLKTLLETLEKSQGYSLKCLLRHQITSYKISRISCKIDAEIQAFLDRESVQSLARTLQESADEEKKVKVLAEFRNRVCQGFDRDFQELVLRAKVFSILESILSDSMCSKRVRDEAALVVDALVRFNKNVFVGLVFMGPTINGALTSIGSCCSIQVFCSLIKFIRTPLIDEMESNGEIPRIINLLGSEDLSIRAAALDCILELAYFGRKEVVEEMLEEKLVEKLMELQRLERGSGVVERENGQVCEETESETQTKVENNPFGRCVASFSVQVEVGEGLSQTEKGEIKLEILRRVREASVSEAESSTIEAETSKKSFNELKLGRLFDSRMQSLECSFLEIMNQLLRPWSMG comes from the exons ATGGACGAAGCTGATCAGGAACAAGAGAATCGACGCGTTCTAACACTACTAGAAGCGCTGAAGAAGGCCACCAAAGATCTGCGAAGCTACCCCATTTCCCTAACAAACAATTCGGAAACCACCGTTGAAGCTCTTTCAAAGCTCGAAGCCGAGGCCGCCGCCGTTGTTTCCACGAACCCACATATTTTCAGCCTCTGTCGGTTGCTCTGCAACCTCAAGACCCTACTCGAAACGCTCGAAAAATCTCAGGGCTATAGCCTAAAATGCCTCCTCCGCCACCAGATCACCAGCTACAAGATTTCCCGGATTTCATGCAAGATAGATGCTGAGATTCAAGCGTTTCTCGACCGAGAAAGTGTTCAAAGTCTTGCGAGGACGCTGCAAGAATCGGCGGATGAGGAGAAGAAGGTTAAGGTATTGGCTGAGTTCAGAAACCGGGTTTGCCAAGGCTTCGACAGAGATTTTCAAGAGTTGGTTTTGAGGGCGAAGGTATTTTCGATTCTTGAATCTATACTTTCTGACTCCATGTGTTCGAAGCGGGTTCGAGACGAAGCGGCTCTTGTTGTAGATGCTTTAGTTCGATTCAATAAGAACGTTTTTGTGGGATTGGTGTTCATGGGTCCGACAATTAATGGAGCCTTGACATCTATAGGTTCGTGTTGTTCGATTCAAGTTTTTTGCTCGCTGATCAAATTCATCAGAACTCCATTAATAGATGAAATGGAATCGAATGGCGAAATCCCAAGAATCATCAACCTGTTGGGCTCAGAAGATTTGTCTATTCGAGCTGCAGCCTTGGATTGCATTCTTGAACTCGCTTATTTTGGGAGGAAAGAAGTTGTTGAGGAAATGCTTGAAGAAAAGTTGGTGGAGAAGCTCATGGAGTTGCAGAGGCTGGAGCGTGGAAGTGGTGTGGTTGAGAGAGAGAACGGACAAGTTTGTGAGGAAACGGAGTCAGAAACTCAAACGAAAGTGGAGAACAATCCATTTGGAAGGTGTGTTGCAAGTTTTTCAGTGCAAGTGGAAGTTGGGGAAGGGTTGAGTCAAACAGAGAAAGGAGAAATCAAACTGGAAATATTAAGGAGAGTCAGAGAGGCCTCTGTTTCTGAAGCAGAGTCATCCACCATTGAGGCAGAG ACATCCAAGAAGTCATTCAACGAATTGAAGCTTGGGCGTCTATTCGACTCAAGAATGCAAAGTTTGGAGTGTTCTTTTTTAGAGATAATGAATCAGCTCTTACGGCCATGGTCAATGGGATGA